The following DNA comes from Ornithinimicrobium avium.
GCGCCAACCAGGACCGGCTATGGGAGGCGCTCGCCGCCGGTGACGTGGACATGGTCGTCTCCGACCACTCGCCCTCTACCGCCGATCTCAAGCACCTGGATACCGGCGACTTCGGCACCGCCTGGGGCGGCATCTCCTCCCTGCAGCTGGGCCTGCCGGTCGTCTGGACGCAGGCGCGTCGCCGCGGCATACCGCTGAGCGACGCGGTGCGGTGGATGGCGACCGCGCCCGCCGACCGGGTCGGGCTGACCACCAAGGGCCGGATCGAGGCGGGCGCCGACGCCGACCTCGTCGCCTTCGCCCCCGAGCAGGAGTGGGACGTCGACGTCTCGGCGCTGCTCCACAGGAACCCCGTGTGCGCCTACGACGGCCACCGCCTGAGCGGCGAGGTTCGCCGGACCTGGCTGCGCGGCATACCCGTGACCGACGACGCACCGCCCCACGGGCGGCTGCTGCAGAGAGGACAGGCATGAGCACCTACGCGACCCCACCGGGGGGGCTGCCGCCGCAGACCCAGCTGACGACGAACCGTGCGCGGTTCACCCAGGCCTACGCGGTCCTGCCGCACGGCACGATGACCGACATCGTCACCAGCGCCCTGCCGCACTGGGAGGGCACGCGGCTGTGGGTGCTCGCGCGGCCGCTGAGCGGCTTCGCCGAGACCTTCTCGCAGTATGTCGTCGAGGTCGCCCCGGGCGGGGGAAGCCAACCCGGACGAACCGAGGTCGACCCGCGCGCCGAGGCGGTGCTCTTCGTCGTGGGCGGGGCCGTCACGCTGACGATCGCGGAGGAGGAGCACGAGCTGGAGGCGGGCGGCTACGCCTACCTGCCACCGGGTGCGGACTGGATGCTGCGCAACCGCGGAGCCGAGGTGGCGACCTTCCACTGGATCCGCAAGGCTTACGAACCGGTCGACGGGGTCGAGGCGCCGGAGGCGTTCGTCACCCGGGAGGCCGACGTCGAGGCGGTGGAGATGCCGGGGACGGACGGTGCCTGGAGGACGCAGCGGTTCGTCGACCCGACCGACGTGCGGCACGACATGCACGTCAACATCGTGACCTTCCAGCCCGGTGGGGCGATCACCTTCCCCGAGACGCACGTCATGGAGCACGGGCTCTACGTGCTCGAGGGCAAGGCGGTCTACCTGCTCAACGAGGACTGGGTCGAGGTCGAGGCGGGTGACTTCATGTGGCTGCGGGCGTTCTGCCCTCAGGCCTGCTACGCCGGCGGGCCGGGACGGTTCCGGTACCTGCTCTACAAGGACGTCAACCGGCACGCCACGCTGGCGTACTGACGAGGACCGTCGCGACCTGACGTACTGACGAGGACCGTCGCCACGTCTCGTGCCGCGGCGCTGCTCGCGACGGTCCGCTGCTGTGCCGGTCGGCGTGCAGAACCGGGTGGGTCCTGCCAGGAGCGCAGGTAGCAGACATGGGGTGGGCGGAACGGCCCAGGTGTGCACGCCGGTCGGCACACGCGCGGACGATCCGTGCCGAGGACACGCCGGTGCCGACCGGCCGCAGCGTTCACGTGAACGCTGTGGCCGCTGCTGCCGGGCGCGTCGCCGGGACGGATCGCGCGAGGGCGCGGATCGGCGTGAGGGCGATGCCGCGAGGGGCGGGAGCCCGAGCGTCGGGCCATGGCCGGTCGACGGCCGGAGTGTCGAGTCCGGCCCGCTGGGCGGGTGGGAAGGTAACGTGGGGCAGATCACCAGGGCAAGGGCGTCGTTCGGCATGGACAACCGGCGCCCTCGCGGCACCACCAACCATGCGCCCGTCCGGCAGGCCCGGGCGGGAGGTCCCGCCGGGGAGCCCGGCAGGAGGCGAGCATGACGACGACGTCGCAGGACACGCAGCAGGCGGCCGGGGCCGCCGCGCCGGGCCTGACGATCAACGGCACGACCGCCGGGCTCGACGGCGTCACCCCGCACACCACGCTGCTCGACTGGCTGCGCGAGCGGGGGCTGACCGGCACCAAGGAGGGCTGCGCCGAGGGGGAGTGCGGCGCCTGCGCGGTGCTGGTCGCCCGGTCGACGATCCGCGACACCGGTTCCGGGCAGGGCGGTGAGCGGTCCGGCTCCGGGCCGCCCGCGGACGGACAGCCCGCCACCGAGTGGGTCGCCGTCAACGCCTGCCTCGTCCCGGTCGCCGCGCTCGACGGTCAGGAGGTCGTGACCTCCGAGGGGCTGGGGACGCCCGAGCACCTGCACCCGGTCCAGCGCGAGCTGGCCGTGCGGGGCGGGTCCCAGTGCGGCTACTGCACGCCCGGGTTCGTCTGCGCGATGGCCGCGGAGTACTACCGGGCCGACCGGACCGAGTTCGACACCCATGCGCTCTCGGGCAACCTGTGCCGGTGCACCGGCTACCGGCCGATCCTCGACGCCGCCCGGGCGCTCGGGACGCCGACCGAGGACGACCCTCTCGCGGGGCGGCGTGGGATCCCGTCGCCGGTGGCACGGCATACCCGCGTCATCGCCGACGGAGCAGAGCTGGTGCGGCCGGCCGACCTGGCCGAGGCGGTCGGGCTCCTGGCCGCGCGCGAGGACGCCCTGCCCGTGGCCGGGAGCACCGACGTCGGCGTGGAGATCACGATCCGCGGATCCCGGCCGCCGCTCCTCGTCGTCGTCGACCGGCTGCCCGAGCTGCGCGGTCTCGACGTGGACGCCGCGCGGATCAGGATCGGCGCGGCGCTGACGCTCTCCGAGATCGAGCGCGCGCTCGGGGGCGCGGTCCCGCTGCTGGACGAGCTCCTCCCGCAGTTCGCCTCCCGGCTGATCCGCAACGCCGCGACGCTCGGCGGCAACCTGGGCACCGCCTCGCCGATCGGCGACGCCGCCCCGGCGCTCCTCGCCCTCGAGGCCTCGCTCGTGCTCGTCGGGCCCAGGGGGGAGCGGACCGTGGCCCTGGCCGATCACTTCACCGGCTACCGGCAGACCGTCCGCGCCCGCGACGAGCTCATCAAGGAGGTCGCCGTCCCGCTGCCCCTCGCACGAACCACCGCCTTCCACAAGATCGCCAAGCGGCGCTTCGACGACATCTCCAGCGTGGCAGTCGCCTTCGCCCTCGACGTCGTCGACGGGTCGGTCGCCCGGGCCCGCATCGGGCTGGGCGGCGTGGCCGCGACGCCGGTGCGGGCGCGCCGCACCGAGGCCGAGCTCGAGGGGCGCACCTGGACGGCGCAGACCGTGCGCGCCGCCGCCGCGGTCCTCGGCACCGAGGGGACGCCGATGTCGGACCACCGGGCCAGCGACCGCTACCGACGGGCGGTCCTGGAGCAGTCGCTCCTGAAGCTGCACGCCGCCACCCTCGAGGAGGAGGCCCGCCGATGAGCCACCTGTCCGCACGTCCGACCGACCCGGTCGTAGGGATCGCGCAGCCGCACGAGTCCGCGCTCCTGCACGTGACCGGGCGTGCCGTCTTCACCGACGACCTCACCCCGCGCACCAAGGACGTCCTGCACGCCTGGCCGGTCCAGGCGCCGCACGCCCACGCCCGCGTCACCGCGCTGCGCACCGGGCCGGCGCTCGCGGTGCCGGGTGTGGTCCGGGTGCTCACGGCCGACGACGTCCCGGGCACCAACGACTCCGGGGTGCACGGCGACGAGCCGATCTTCCCCGACGAGGTCTGCTTCCACGGCCAGGCGGTGTGCTGGGTGCTGGGAGAGACCCAGGAGGCCGCGCGCCGGGGCGCGGCGGCGGTCGAGGTCGGCTACGAGCCGCTGCCGGCGGTCCTCACGCTGACCGAGGCGATCGAGGCCGGCAGCTTCCAGGGGGCCCGCCCCACTGTCGTCCGGGGCGACGTGGAGGCGGGCCTGGCCAGGGCGGTGCGCACCTTCAGCGGCGCCTTCGAGATGGCCGGCCAGGAGCACTTCTACCTGGAGACCCACGCCTCGCTCGCGACCGTGGAGGACGACGGCCGCATCTTCGTCCGCTCCAGCACCCAGCACCCCACCGAGACCCAGGAGATCGTCGCGCACGTCCTGGGCCTCGCCAGCCACCAGGTGACGGTGGAGTGCCTGCGGATGGGCGGAGGCTTCGGCGGCAAGGAGATGCAGCCGCACGGCTTCGCCGCGGTCGCCGCGCTCGGCGCGACGCTCACCGGGCGGCCGGTCCGGCTCCGCCTGGCCCGGCCCCAGGACCTCACCATGACCGGCAAGCGGCACGGCTTCCACGCCACCTGGCGGGTGGGTTTCTCCGCGGACGGTCGGCTGGAGGCGCTCGACGTCACCCTCACCTCCGACGGCGGCTGGAGCCTGGACCTGTCCGAGCCGGTGCTGGCCCGGGCGCTGTGCCACGTCGACAACAACTACTGGATCCCCGACGTCCGGCTGCACGGCCGGGTCGCGCGCACCCACAAGACCTCGCAGACGGCCTTCCGAGGCTTCGGCGGGCCGCAGGGGATGCTCGTCCTCGAGGACATCCTCGGCCGGTGCGCCCCGCTGCTCGGGCTGGAGCCCCACGAGCTGCGCCGACGCAACTTCTACACAGACGGCCAGCACACG
Coding sequences within:
- the xdhB gene encoding xanthine dehydrogenase molybdopterin binding subunit; its protein translation is MSHLSARPTDPVVGIAQPHESALLHVTGRAVFTDDLTPRTKDVLHAWPVQAPHAHARVTALRTGPALAVPGVVRVLTADDVPGTNDSGVHGDEPIFPDEVCFHGQAVCWVLGETQEAARRGAAAVEVGYEPLPAVLTLTEAIEAGSFQGARPTVVRGDVEAGLARAVRTFSGAFEMAGQEHFYLETHASLATVEDDGRIFVRSSTQHPTETQEIVAHVLGLASHQVTVECLRMGGGFGGKEMQPHGFAAVAALGATLTGRPVRLRLARPQDLTMTGKRHGFHATWRVGFSADGRLEALDVTLTSDGGWSLDLSEPVLARALCHVDNNYWIPDVRLHGRVARTHKTSQTAFRGFGGPQGMLVLEDILGRCAPLLGLEPHELRRRNFYTDGQHTPYGQEITQAGRPVRAWEQVTRDADLERRRAQVDAFNAAHQHTKRGLAITPVKFGISFNFTAFNQAGALVHVYKDGSVLVNHGGTEMGQGLHTKMLQVAATTLGLPLERVRLAPTRTDKVPNTSATAASSGADLNGGAVKDACEQIMGRLAAVDAGRGLPWEELVRTAYLERVQLFAAGYYRTEGLSWDAATFRGNPFKYFAHGVAAAEVEVDGFTGAYRTLRVDIVHDVGDSLSPLVDLGQIEGGFVQGAGWLTLEDLRWDTGQGEHRGRLATQSASTYKLPSLSEMPEVFNVALLEHAHEEGAVYGSKAVGEPPLMLAFSVREALRQACAAFGPVGTSVDLASPATPEAVFWALHEARSGHQTGGAGPATLREPATSTAREA
- a CDS encoding xanthine dehydrogenase small subunit encodes the protein MTTTSQDTQQAAGAAAPGLTINGTTAGLDGVTPHTTLLDWLRERGLTGTKEGCAEGECGACAVLVARSTIRDTGSGQGGERSGSGPPADGQPATEWVAVNACLVPVAALDGQEVVTSEGLGTPEHLHPVQRELAVRGGSQCGYCTPGFVCAMAAEYYRADRTEFDTHALSGNLCRCTGYRPILDAARALGTPTEDDPLAGRRGIPSPVARHTRVIADGAELVRPADLAEAVGLLAAREDALPVAGSTDVGVEITIRGSRPPLLVVVDRLPELRGLDVDAARIRIGAALTLSEIERALGGAVPLLDELLPQFASRLIRNAATLGGNLGTASPIGDAAPALLALEASLVLVGPRGERTVALADHFTGYRQTVRARDELIKEVAVPLPLARTTAFHKIAKRRFDDISSVAVAFALDVVDGSVARARIGLGGVAATPVRARRTEAELEGRTWTAQTVRAAAAVLGTEGTPMSDHRASDRYRRAVLEQSLLKLHAATLEEEARR
- a CDS encoding bifunctional allantoicase/(S)-ureidoglycine aminohydrolase encodes the protein MSTYATPPGGLPPQTQLTTNRARFTQAYAVLPHGTMTDIVTSALPHWEGTRLWVLARPLSGFAETFSQYVVEVAPGGGSQPGRTEVDPRAEAVLFVVGGAVTLTIAEEEHELEAGGYAYLPPGADWMLRNRGAEVATFHWIRKAYEPVDGVEAPEAFVTREADVEAVEMPGTDGAWRTQRFVDPTDVRHDMHVNIVTFQPGGAITFPETHVMEHGLYVLEGKAVYLLNEDWVEVEAGDFMWLRAFCPQACYAGGPGRFRYLLYKDVNRHATLAY